The following proteins are co-located in the Ailuropoda melanoleuca isolate Jingjing chromosome 13, ASM200744v2, whole genome shotgun sequence genome:
- the PRR15L gene encoding proline-rich protein 15-like protein isoform X2 has protein sequence MKWNAPPSAPGTTMTEVGWWKLTFLRKKKSTPKVLYEIPDTYAQTEGSTEPSRPEGGGPNDNFNTRLEKIVDKNTKGKHVKVSNSGRFKEKKKVRATLAENPNLFDDREGKGQ, from the exons ATGAAATGG AACGCCCCACCCTCGGCTCCGGGGACCACCATGACCGAAGTCGGCTGGTGGAAGCTGACCTTCCTCCGGAAAAAGAAATCCACCCCCAAGGTGCTATATGAGATCCCCGACACCTATGCTCAAACGGAGGGCAGCACGGAGCCCTCTCGGCCCGAGGGCGGGGGCCCCAACGACAACTTTAACACCCGCCTGGAGAAGATTGTGGACAAGAACACAAAGGGCAAGCACGTCAAAGTCTCCAATTCAGGCCGCTtcaaggagaagaagaaagtccGGGCCACGTTGGCAGAGAACCCCAACCTCTTTGACGACAGGGAGGGCAAAGGACAGTGA